The Bombus pascuorum chromosome 12, iyBomPasc1.1, whole genome shotgun sequence genome contains the following window.
tctggATTATTTCTGATTCCTGCAGTATCTGCAAGAATCATTGGATATCCACAAATATTTGTTGTTAACTCTATAACATCTCTCGTTGTTCCTGGTGAAGATGTAACAATTGCTGCATCTTTTCTAGAAAGAAGGTTTAGAAGACTGCTTTTTCCGACATTAGGCTCCCCAAGTATTGCTACGTGTACCCCAGTGCGTAAAATTTCCCCTTTTCTTCCATCAGAAAGATGTTGCTGAATTTCTGTAGATAATGTTCGCACAACAGTATCAGCATCTTCTAACGCATTTGATGTGACACTGTGCTCTTCAGAAAAATCAACGTAAGCTTCTAAATTGGCAAGAACATTTAAAAGCTTAATACGCCAAGAATCATAGAGACGACGGTGGGAACCACTTGCTTGAATAGAGGCCTGTTAATGTTACAATAGGAAATGTTATTCCTGAATGTTATATATGTAACATAGTAAATTCCACTATTATAAggtaattaaaaagtattctTTCAGgagaatattacagtaatttcatttgtacCTGCTGACGTTGTTTCTCAGTTTCTGCTTCAATTAAATCCCCTATACCCTCCGCTTCGGTTAAATCTAtctttccatttaaaaatgctCTCCTTGTGAATTCTCCAGGAAGCGCTACATGAAAACGTAACTTTGAAAGTGCATTTAGAATTGATGTCACTACTGCTGGACCACCGTGAACATGGAATTCTGCACAGTCCTCTCCAGTAAATGATTTTGGTCCtgaaattcattattcatCGAATACACAAGTTTCTTgtactatttattttcaatacataATTTCGAAAGATACTTCTTTAAATTAAGCGCTGAATCACATTACCTGGAAACCAAAGGCATAGACCCTTATCTAAAACTTCATTTGTCTGAGGATCATGAATCTTTCTTAAGAAGGCTGTTCTAGGTTTTAGAGAGgatatttttgtcatttttttcaATGCTACTAATGCTTTTGGTCCTGAAACACGAATTACTGCCACACCACATTTACCATATCCTTTAATACAGAAAAAGCATTTAtcatttaatgaattaaataaattaaagtagTTAAATTAAAGTATAGTGAATTCGATAGAACAGAACTACTactgtaaattaaatataatccgCTTCAAGAAAATACATtcttttaattgaataaaaacataaatatatagacataattaatattttctcagttatatcgtatgttaaattgtaaataataatttcatttaattcgtATTCACTTTCACATTGGAATTTATAGTTAAacataaaatactttaaatgtttaaatttgtGATTGCAAGACGCATGCGCAGTTAAAATTGGCGGAATGCTAAATGTCCCATCCGATAAAAAGCAGCGTTGAAGTGCACAGCTaccaaatgaaaatttctatacAATAGATATATCaatcttataaaaatttgagcGATGCtagaaatatagaagaaagtgTAACAACCGGAAGAAAGTGCATAAATCGTAGAGGATCTACACTCATAAAAGTGTCTTTGCAGTAAAAttagtgaaacaaaaattctgCGTCTCATTTTCTTCGAACTGGTAGTTAACTTTCAaatgtttctattttaaaatattcgcaaCATTTGTGTGCACAATATATAAACAGTaacaacttttataaatttaatacgaCGTCTTTTTCTCGCATTTATTTCACATTGGCTTAGAATCAGGTTAGGTATTTAAGTAGAAGTATTGAGCATGACCATTGATGAGGGGAATGTAAGATGGAAGTTAATGATTAACTGAATAGGTTCAGTTTAATCAGCATACCGAATATTTTATCTACATTAACGAACTTTTTAAGTGTTTGACATTTTGTGACAAGTTTTAATAAGCTTTTATAGCAatgcagaaaataaaaattgtatgtgTTATATGAAACAAGTTTACgatatgaatattaaagtgtaaaTTAAGACAAAATGGCAGAATTCGGGAAAAAGCTAATCACTAGTAAAGATGTACAGAAATGGTGTAACGATTGGGTAGAATTGCAAAAGAATTTCACATATACAGATGAACCG
Protein-coding sequences here:
- the LOC132912426 gene encoding tRNA modification GTPase GTPBP3, mitochondrial isoform X2, with amino-acid sequence MTKISSLKPRTAFLRKIHDPQTNEVLDKGLCLWFPGPKSFTGEDCAEFHVHGGPAVVTSILNALSKLRFHVALPGEFTRRAFLNGKIDLTEAEGIGDLIEAETEKQRQQASIQASGSHRRLYDSWRIKLLNVLANLEAYVDFSEEHSVTSNALEDADTVVRTLSTEIQQHLSDGRKGEILRTGVHVAILGEPNVGKSSLLNLLSRKDAAIVTSSPGTTRDVIELTTNICGYPMILADTAGIRNNPENEIEVEGIRKAKEYSKEADFVICVISAENSIKTSVGKFLEQYKNYLGIDKKRVLAVLNKIDLLNEEEKKRWRQQNVVPISCKTQEGLEELTNALGKCFEELCGDPSQENPVISHARYRNHLLHVSDCLELYLKRTVAPTYDMAISLQDIRNAARELGKITGTISNEEVLDIIFKNFCIGK
- the LOC132912426 gene encoding tRNA modification GTPase GTPBP3, mitochondrial isoform X1 — translated: MRRRIFVSLILLQRHFYECRSSTIYALSSGYGKCGVAVIRVSGPKALVALKKMTKISSLKPRTAFLRKIHDPQTNEVLDKGLCLWFPGPKSFTGEDCAEFHVHGGPAVVTSILNALSKLRFHVALPGEFTRRAFLNGKIDLTEAEGIGDLIEAETEKQRQQASIQASGSHRRLYDSWRIKLLNVLANLEAYVDFSEEHSVTSNALEDADTVVRTLSTEIQQHLSDGRKGEILRTGVHVAILGEPNVGKSSLLNLLSRKDAAIVTSSPGTTRDVIELTTNICGYPMILADTAGIRNNPENEIEVEGIRKAKEYSKEADFVICVISAENSIKTSVGKFLEQYKNYLGIDKKRVLAVLNKIDLLNEEEKKRWRQQNVVPISCKTQEGLEELTNALGKCFEELCGDPSQENPVISHARYRNHLLHVSDCLELYLKRTVAPTYDMAISLQDIRNAARELGKITGTISNEEVLDIIFKNFCIGK